The Streptomyces sp. HSG2 genome has a segment encoding these proteins:
- a CDS encoding SulP family inorganic anion transporter has translation MSSPLSVAPGFRPSRPDWLASPKVLRTEVLAGLVVALALIPEAISFSIIAGVDPAVGLFASFTMAVVISVVGGRKAMISAATGAIALVIAPLNRDHGLGYLVAAVILAGVFQIVLGALGVARLMRFVPRSVMVGFVNALAILIFMAQVPELSGVPWVVYPLVAAGLALMVFFPRVTTVVPAPLVSIVVLTVITVAAGIAVPTVGDKGELPSSLPVPGLPDVPLTLETLTVIAPYAFAMALVGLMESLMTAKLVDDITDTHSGKTRESIGQGVANVVTGFFGGMGGCAMIGQTMINVRVSGARTRLSTFLAGVFLMVLCIVFGPVVSDIPMAALVAVMVMVSFATFDWHSVAPETVRRMPLGETLVMVVTVACVVATHNLAIGVVVGCLTAMVVFAKRVAHVVNVSGVLDPDGGQIVYAVTGELFFASSNDLVYQFDYQGDPDDVVIDLSRAHIWDASSVAALDAVENKYAQRGKKVTIVGLNEPSADMHGRLAGQLSGH, from the coding sequence ATCATCGCCGGGGTGGATCCGGCCGTCGGCCTGTTCGCGTCGTTCACCATGGCCGTCGTCATCTCGGTCGTGGGCGGGCGCAAGGCCATGATCTCGGCCGCCACCGGGGCCATCGCCCTGGTGATCGCCCCGCTCAACCGCGATCACGGACTGGGCTATCTGGTCGCGGCGGTGATCCTCGCCGGTGTCTTCCAGATCGTCCTCGGGGCGCTCGGGGTGGCCCGACTCATGCGGTTCGTGCCCCGCAGCGTCATGGTCGGCTTCGTCAACGCCCTGGCCATCCTCATCTTCATGGCCCAGGTGCCGGAGCTGAGCGGCGTGCCCTGGGTCGTCTACCCGCTCGTCGCCGCCGGGCTGGCGCTGATGGTGTTCTTCCCGCGCGTGACCACGGTAGTGCCCGCGCCCCTGGTCTCCATCGTCGTCCTCACCGTGATCACCGTCGCGGCCGGGATAGCCGTGCCGACGGTGGGGGACAAGGGCGAACTGCCCTCCTCGCTCCCGGTGCCTGGCCTCCCCGACGTGCCCCTCACCCTGGAGACGCTGACCGTCATCGCCCCGTACGCCTTCGCCATGGCGCTGGTGGGTCTGATGGAGTCGTTGATGACGGCCAAACTGGTCGACGACATCACCGACACCCACTCGGGCAAGACCCGGGAGTCGATCGGCCAGGGGGTGGCCAACGTGGTCACCGGGTTCTTCGGCGGCATGGGCGGCTGCGCGATGATCGGCCAGACCATGATCAACGTGCGGGTCTCCGGCGCCCGGACCCGCCTGTCGACGTTCCTGGCCGGTGTGTTCCTGATGGTGCTCTGCATCGTCTTCGGGCCGGTCGTCTCCGACATCCCGATGGCCGCCCTGGTCGCCGTCATGGTCATGGTGTCGTTCGCGACCTTCGACTGGCACTCCGTCGCGCCCGAGACGGTGCGGCGGATGCCGCTCGGCGAGACCCTCGTCATGGTCGTCACCGTGGCCTGCGTCGTCGCCACGCACAACCTGGCCATCGGCGTCGTGGTCGGCTGCCTCACCGCCATGGTCGTCTTCGCCAAGCGCGTGGCGCACGTGGTCAACGTCTCCGGTGTCCTCGATCCGGACGGCGGGCAGATCGTCTACGCGGTCACTGGCGAGCTCTTCTTCGCCTCGTCCAACGATCTCGTCTACCAGTTCGACTACCAGGGCGACCCGGACGACGTGGTCATCGACCTCTCCCGCGCGCACATCTGGGACGCGTCCTCCGTCGCGGCGCTGGACGCGGTGGAGAACAAGTACGCCCAGCGCGGCAAGAAGGTCACCATCGTCGGCCTGAACGAGCCGAGCGCCGACATGCACGGCCGGCTGGCAGGCCAACTGAGCGGTCACTGA